Part of the Musa acuminata AAA Group cultivar baxijiao chromosome BXJ2-7, Cavendish_Baxijiao_AAA, whole genome shotgun sequence genome is shown below.
CCGTGCGAACGTCGTCAAGCCGCTGCTGTTCGATCTGTACATGGATGTCAATTTTTGGCAGACGGTCAACGTCAGCGATCCGAAAAGCATTTACGAGGTCGAGGCCATGGCCGTTGCTTTGGCGGATTCTGTGTCGGTGTGCTTGGTGGATACGGGCTCGGGAACTCCCTTCATATCTGCACCGGAGCTGAGGCCGCTTGTGGATGCCATGTATCCTTCTGCAAACACCTCGCAGAGTCTGGTTCTTAACAATCGCCTTAACGTCGGACCTTCGAGAAATAGCTCAGCGTTGAGGTAAGGAATCTTACAGAATCTTCATGGTTGACTTCTTTTGACGTTATTTTCGTTTTCTTTTCGTGCTTTGGTTGATGAACAGATATCCCGATGACCCCTACGATCGCATATGGCGGCCATGGACGAGGCCGGACGCGTGGATGGAGATATCAACCACCGAAACGATCAGCAACAGCGCGAAGAATCTGTTCCAGCCGCCGACGACCGTCATGCAGACCGCGGCCACACCCTCGGGGAACAGCTTGAAGATGGAGTTCTACTGGACCTTCGCGGATGCACAGGTCCCAAACAACGAGTTCTATGTCAACTTGTTCTTCACCGAGTTCGAGCGCAACACCTCGAGACTGTTCAACGTGTATCTGAACGACGAACTGCTGACAAATTACACACCGCCCTACGGGTCGGTGGGCTATTTGTTCAGCTCCCGCCCCCTGGATCCGGCGTCCGAGTACCACTGGGCCCTCAACTCCATGGGCCTGTCCACCCTGCCCCCCATCCTTAACGCCATCGAGGTTTTCACGGCGATGCATCTCACGCTGGCAGCCACCGCCTCCGGAGACGGTACGTTCTTCCCTTCTTGGATGAGAAATTGCGTTGCATGCACATATCTCGTAAGTGTTCCCTGTGGCGCATTGCACGAAAGGTGGTTGGTTGGGCTGCCTCCCTCTGCCTCGCCCCGCtgacatggacttagctggttttgcctaagtcgtgcggcacccttgcgtgtccgtccgcaaaggtcagcctccccgaagcctccccttgtcccttaggaccatcaaaagagagaacgggttggagagaacgcctcaatcgggatccacaagcaaacatgtccgaaaaacacttcatagacaatgcaaattacaaacagactttacaagctctgaacagtggcacaacaaagggtaaaatggtccattacagaccgaaaagctctcgcacgtgtccacatgacacaacctttatttacaagcctaaagaggccaccacccaactaaaatgggacttataagccttcggccgcccctctacatgctgtacaaggcatgaacatgccaacagacacggaaatatataagcattacatcaaacatcctgtttcaaagtttgtccatgacattctccccca
Proteins encoded:
- the LOC103974712 gene encoding senescence-induced receptor-like serine/threonine-protein kinase isoform X1, giving the protein MYKSSSRLLADFVSIDCGITGNTNYTHGETDILYVSDDQFTDTGINHQVASNDVSSSLDELLLTVRSFPNASRSCYVLKPVIQYRKYIMRATFMYGNYDGLNRANVVKPLLFDLYMDVNFWQTVNVSDPKSIYEVEAMAVALADSVSVCLVDTGSGTPFISAPELRPLVDAMYPSANTSQSLVLNNRLNVGPSRNSSALRYPDDPYDRIWRPWTRPDAWMEISTTETISNSAKNLFQPPTTVMQTAATPSGNSLKMEFYWTFADAQVPNNEFYVNLFFTEFERNTSRLFNVYLNDELLTNYTPPYGSVGYLFSSRPLDPASEYHWALNSMGLSTLPPILNAIEVFTAMHLTLAATASGDGTFFPSWMRNCVACTYLVSVPCGALHERWLVGLPPSASPR
- the LOC103974712 gene encoding senescence-induced receptor-like serine/threonine-protein kinase isoform X2; the encoded protein is MYKSSSRLLADFVSIDCGITGNTNYTHGETDILYVSDDQFTDTGINHQVASNDVSSSLDELLLTVRSFPNASRSCYVLKPVIQYRKYIMRATFMYGNYDGLNRANVVKPLLFDLYMDVNFWQTVNVSDPKSIYEVEAMAVALADSVSVCLVDTGSGTPFISAPELRPLVDAMYPSANTSQSLVLNNRLNVGPSRNSSALRYPDDPYDRIWRPWTRPDAWMEISTTETISNSAKNLFQPPTTVMQTAATPSGNSLKMEFYWTFADAQVPNNEFYVNLFFTEFERNTSRLFNVYLNDELLTNYTPPYGSVGYLFSSRPLDPASEYHWALNSMGLSTLPPILNAIEVFTAMHLTLAATASGDVAITSE